The genomic segment ctcgactttttttttgttgcttttatcTGTTCTAGAAAACTCATTTAATGtcatgattttttaaagagtagGCTGGTTGATGCACGAAACTCACAATCATATGTTAAAACGGGttaaaattagtatatttttacaaatgcaaTCGTGAAtgtgtaatttttataaatgcatcttttataattttaacatatattccTACTTGCCACAAATAATGTTTAACAAGtatataatgataattattCTCCGTAGCGCGGGTCcgatctttatataataatgtaagagAATATAATTCAAAAGAATCTATATTAATATGTTTGGAATTAGAATCACTGTAACTATGAGGTCGTGCGAAGGACTagaattctttttctttaaagtcATTCCTTACTTTTTCGTATCAAATAGGTAATCTGATGTTCCAACTCAAGTATTATAAAATCCAACATCCATCgatgagaaaaaataatttatatatttctctgatttttcgttttaatatacaaatatcctgcaaaagaagaagacaaaggcgTAAAGAGAagctgaaactttttttttaaaacaaaaagtgaacAAGGTAAGAAGAAAGTTCCAATATCTACCATTACAAAAGAAAGTCACTAACATCCATTCTATTCTGATTGAAGAAAAAACCTTGACACTTGGCCTTGAGACATGGACGCCATAGCTTCGGAGAGTTTCCTTGGTGGAATGAAAGCAGACTTTCATGAGCATCTTGTCTACCCAACAAATATCTCGTCTCTATGTGATGCATGTTACAACTCTGAAGTAAGAGTTGAGGGTGAAGGTGGCTACATATGCAATCCTTGTGATCTCTATGTCCACAAGGCTTGCATCGAGATCAACAACCCTTATCGTCACAAACACCCTCTCAAACTTCTCCAGCACAACTATGTACATGAGCATGGAAAAAAATGTCTCTTGTGTAAAGAACTCCTTCGCAGTAAAGAGTATCCTCTGGTGAAGTTGTTTTATCATTGCTTCATATGTGACATCTCTGTATGCAATCTTTGTCCTAGTAAACCGTTGGTTATTGATGACATTCCAAAGAAGATTCACGAGCATCCGCTTACGCAAATGATGATTAAGGTATCTTTCACTTGTGAGGCTTGTGGCGTTTGTCGTGATGGGTTTCCTTGTGTGTGTCTACAGTGTAGTTTCATCATCCATAGATATTGCACCCAGTTGCCACGTGTTATACGTATCAACCGTCATGAACATCGTGTCTCTCATACTTATTCTCTTGGTCCTGGAGATTGGGTATGCGGGGTTTGTCACAAATGCATTAATAGACTTTATGGGGCTTACTCCTGCTCCATTTGTCGCTATGCCGTTCATTCAAAATGCGTGAAACGAGACAATGTGTGGGATGGGTTCGAATTAGAAGATGAACCTGAAGATGATTATGAAGATCTTGATCCATTCAAGGTGGTTGGTGAAGGGGTGATCATCCATTTCAGCCACAAGCATCATCTTAGACTTACTGACAACAATCATGAAAGTGTTAATGATGGAAACAGACACTGCTACGCATGCACATTCCCCATCTATTATGATCCTTGCTACACGTGTGAAAAATGTCATTTCGTTCTACATGAAACGTGTGCTAATTTACCCAAGAGAAAACAACATGAGGTCCACAATCGCGAACTCATTTTGAACGGCAATCCTAACGGACTTTGGTTCCATTGTGAAGCATGTAGGCGAATATGCACTGGTTTCAGTTATAGGAGAGAAGGAGCGGGAATAGATGTTTGTTGCGCCATGGTTTCTAAGACATTCAATCACGAAAGTCATCAACATCCATTGTTCTtcctttcaaatatttttttcaatagtTGTGGAGCTTGTGACGAAATACTGCTGCCTTATCTGATGAGATGCATTGAATGTGATTATGAATTGTGCTTTAAATGCGCTACTCTGCCAAAGAAGGTTATAAGACACAAGCATGATCGACATCCTCTTTCTTTGTGTTATGGCAAAAATGCTAGTGGGTTGTATTGGTGTGAGATTTGTGAGGCAACCATAAATCCGAAAGGGTGGTTCTATGTGTGCAATGATTGTGCCTCAACTCTTCATGTTTGGTGTATACTTGGAAACTTCATACAAGTTAGACCCGGGCACATTTTCATCACAAAAACCGGCGAGCATTTTGAAGTGGTTGACAACATTCATCACAGTCGACCCTTTTGTAGCGTGGACGAATGCAGACGGCGTTGCATATATGAATATGTTTTAGAAAGTAAGgacaacaaaaatacatatgcTTGCGATCCAAGATGTTTGATGTTCAACAAGCGGTAATCGTAGTATGATTGTATGAGCATTGTGGATGTCGGATTCCATACTCAATGATTTTAGtggtaaaaaagaaattgaatctCTTGAAAATATCAAATAGTGAAATTACtcgaaatataaattaaaatagaaagtaAACAATAATTGTTTGAGAAATGAACTATATTAATCATATAATATGTGTaagaatatatgaaaatatggagagaaaatgtaatttattgGAAAAGGGAAGAAACAATGCTTAACATGATCATTGGAAACAACTATGTTTGTGTATAAAATGGTGctgaaaaatgtaaaagaagaGTCCATCTTCTTGGTGTCTTCACCTCCTCTTTTATAATGTCATCCTTCTTCTATGGTGTCTTTATTTGGCCATTTAATCATTTGACTCTCAGTTAATGCTTATGTTTTGATGTCACATTCATTCTGTAACGTCTTGACTTTGTATTGAATTggtctccttctcggccttcctTCAGCAGGCCCATATGCGAATTATATCGTTGTCCCCCTCAACTTCCCGAGCTCCTTCGTTGTTCACCTTTCTTTCCCGAGCTCCTAGggagtttttgttcttctcaaaCTCTTGAGGTGTTCTGCTAGCTAGATCACTCCGGTACCGAACTGTCATTTATTTACCTTGAACTCTTATAAAGGTCCTCGAGATGAATCCCTTGGCATCGAATTGCTCTTCTTCGGGTACCAAAAATGGCACGTATTTTTCGGGTAATGAGTCCAACAGTTGACTTACAAAATAACTCCCATAATCAATTCATAGATTTGAAAGACAAAATTTACTCCTTTTTTCGTAGGGGACAGGGAGACAATGTCTCCTTTagtttattaaaacaaaaaattaaagacaaacaCGGCGTAAACTAGCCATGCCCTGAGTATCACTCGACAACAAGAACTCAATACAACTCGAAACAACATCTAAAGCATGAAAAACTAACTCCAACGAAAAGGCATAGTTCGCTAAACCGTCCGCAAGACGATTTGTTTCCCTATACACATGTGAAATCCGGACGCACCAGTCCCTAGAAATGAAGCCATGGCACAAGCATATCAGGAAAGATAGAAGATGAGCCTCGCTAACACCTGTCTTGAGAAAGCCAACCACCACTTTCGAATCAATCTCCAACTCCAGCCTAGTCGCTTGCTTCTCCCAAGCCATTACAAGGCCATAATAGACTCCCCACAGCTCCGCCAGAGGAGCTGAACAGATCCCTATCTGGAGAGCAAAGCCTCCTATCCAAGCCCCGGAGCTATCATGTAGAACCCCACCTGCCGTCGCCATACCAGGATTCCCTCGAGCTGCTTCATTCAACCATCCGGAGGAGCAGTCCAAGCAATCATTCAGTCCACTCGTGCAGGCAATGATCTGAGACTACCATTTATCTGGTATGCACATCTATAACTTCTTTTGCAAGATCCTTGATAAATTTAACTCTATCCCCACACTTACCGATGCTGCCAAAGACATTACCACAACTCCACTTCCATCCCCACCCAAAAAAATTACTCCTTTAAACATCGCATTAATTCATAAGTTCAGTTACACATTAATGgacaaccttttttttatgcAACATGAACATTCTTAGAGTAAACAATGATCTGGTACAACAAACATCCTTATCTCTCTAATTTCAATCataaactaaatcaaataataactattgaaattattttatgttgacgtgcgaaaaaaacaagaatttggCTGAAAAATAATCGAATCCTTCATCTCGTCAAGATCTTAGAGTATAGTATATTTTAGaaatgtctattttcatttacATATCTTcgaattgtattttattttgtgtcaaaactgaaattttgAGATGAACTAGGTAATACCCCGCGCATATGCGCGGGttgttgtattagttttttagtttatgtaataatcataaaactataaaaaatttatgagaagatttttgaataaagtttttttaataatatttctgAAAAGTGGTAtttaaaaagatgtttttttgaaattctccccaaaaatacatatataacaaacaaaattttctaaatgtcaataatatactttatttattcaaatcatacaatattaaaatataccacttatttaaaaaaatattgttaatgataaaaaaataatatttaatataatattcaaaatttaccttaaacatttaataatcaaattccaaaattatttttgaagtatcaatgaaatatatttcttataaaatcatattaaatataagataaatctaacaaaatataaaatcacactcttaccatgagttttgaagccatgcaagaacataaacaaaacaacgaatttgagatatggtggatgatgtgaaaatgtttatttataagatttcaagggatgcaagttacatttctaaaataattttattagaagagttacaattataatttatagtgtaaatgaaaaaaatagtcaattcataattaatgtaatttcatttacaatttagtagtaaagtgtggatttaaagtatagattaatgtacattattaaatttttatttaattaaaaataaatattattttttagaaattaaatgctaaatggacaaataaggagagagtgacaccttataaaatcatatgaaatgcaataaaaatatcaaaaattaatttaatttttaatctcttttatattcaccttaatttaagctatattgctaggttaaattctaatgatttcctctttgtagtaaaattttggaaatgaaatatcaaaatttttttttatatagaatatcattaaattacaaattttgaattgaataaaaattataatgatctttctataattatattttggatcacaagaactaaatataatgatgagtatacaaaaaaatgtattacaaattttttggaggtaagagaaagttaaaaaattgatttaataatttatgataatagtttattttgttaaaacattacatactttttaaaaataataaaataaatatacatgaatgaagatgatttctttagcttgattcctTTATTGGGATTTGATAGAGAattagtattgttgaatctgtatcgataattgttttttacaatcaccaaaattttattatacatatgttattgaaaattaaaaataataagaagacaaagaaggaaggaagaaatggatgaagacaaagaaggaaggaagaaatggataaaaacaaagaaataaaattgaacaaaatataagataaatctaacaaaatatataatcacattcttaccatgagttttgaacccacacaagaacataaacaaaacaaataaaatatttaaaatttgagatatggtggataATGATGTGAGAAtagttatttataggatttcaagggatgaaagttacgtttctaaaatattttattatacaaatgtaattaaaaattgaaaataataagaagacaaagaaagaaggaagaaatacataaaaaaaaattaacaaaatataagataaatataacaaaatatataatcacactattaccatgagttttgaacccatgcaagaacataaacaaaacaaaggaaatatttagaatttgacatatggttgatgatgatgtgagaatgggttatttataggatttcaagggatgaaagttacatttctaaaataaattaattagaggaGTCACAATTGTAATTTCTAGTgtatttgaatgaaaatgaatgaaaaaaatagtcaattcataattaatgtaatttcagttacaatcttattatataaagttggattttgaaagttagtcattaacaagattttgacatgtgtcaagttatcaatctcagattttgacatgtgtaaaaattaatatttaataggagaaatttgattaaaacaaagataaatctttttgttttaaaaaatattaaaaatgtgaaaatataattatcaaaaattacataatttatataaaatacaaagttttttaaaataattataaggagattatatatatatatgataaaattcgaaattttaatattatttacttatttctaattttaagttattatttctacaaaaaattagaaaaagggattaaggaaaatatacagttaattattaattctaaattttgtaaatacacACTTCTATAAAAACACTGGATAAGGACCTGCCCGATGTGcaggtttaaagttttgtaaataaaattaaatttttaaaaatatattaaaatttattgaacattatttataaattttctttttgctataatactctgaattatattcatatacaaaacttttatgtatgttaccattaaaagtgtattttttatacctacgtatattgtatgttacaaatatattatttaccaccgcctagaaaatgtctatatgaacaaattaagccaactattatatgtctctttactttcacttttgcatagtttctttaatcactcgaataaaaaataaattacatcacaatagtatATGATCAACCATTGAGAGAACATTGGTTTTGCCCTCCTTTctcatggagagaaccttgcgtccaatctcATCCACCATGGAAAGAACCTTGACTCCGCCTTCCTCTCTTGAGAagataatcttgcgtccaacctcccccaccttcctcctttggggagataaccttgcgtccaacctcctccaccatagagagaacctcggctctgtccTTCTCCTGTGTGGAGaaaacatgttcacgtcttttagctatctcaaagtggcttgctccagcaaccaatgaaactaaagatcattttccaacgtcacaaaatcttttgataataactaatgttaaatttcccaatatATTCGgagaagtttctttgacacaccattaTGTAGCCTCTATTtctgagctcctatggatctatcaacaacgatatATGTTTTCCAATCTATCAATGTTAGTTAtaatcttgtgtttgattagcctatattatccaaccattaggttgatgaccttctcctctttatctccttttgggatttgaacgaatggtaacaattatgtttgcacaaaaaaatatttatatgactAACCCAttaaggttgagaaattagaagaaaattaattttatataattaaagaaataatcgAAAGTTATAAGCATGATAATATATAAACCTCAAATTattcaaatatgaaaatataaattaaataaaacaatctaaaactactccgataaattttaaaatacagtattagaaaaagaagatgcatatattaatcttccattttttgggtcaaaatattaattttaccaattccaaactgaaaaaggagaaagtaggagtatattttagttttaaaaaataggaATATTTGctttcccattaaaaaaagtttcaccaatattcaaaaatagaacaatgttaaaagcaatatttttgaataaattattttgttagaagaaaaatatgagacgatatatgtttatatagaagtgagtatttatattttttagaattaataatttactgTATGTTTTCCTTAGtttcttttctatctttttttgttaaattcataacttaaaattaaaataagtaaataatgttataatttcgaattttatgaattatatatatatatataatctccttacaattattatttttttaaaattacataattatctttttacattattattattgtttaaaacaattttttttttgtcgtagtCTTAAATCAcctatcaaatattaacttttacacatgtcaaaatctcagatttataatttgacacgtgtcacgatctggtgagttactaacttttgaaactatactttatataataagatggatcgtctcatatttaaattatttattcaaaaacattgctttcaactttgtttaattgggcaGTTTTCTTTAATGGAAaggtaattttttattttatttttttaaaccaaaattttctcctactttttcctttctcagttgggaatatgtaagattaatatgttgacccgaaaaaagattaatatatgcgtcttcttttcctaatactgtattttaaaatttattgtagcaTTACTAGATTGTtttatgagaatttgttaaaaataccctttttggtataccccttttcaaaaatatcctctttttggctatttttatttttgccatcctttaatttttaataaccattttacccttagatgaaaaatattttaatcaataaaaagaggaatatattttaaatatataaataaaaggcaAAACAGAAAACttaatagttttcttaatttttgtacaaaaaccttaaacgacaattaaaaaaaattagagggATATTTGATACTAAAAACGTAAGGAACAACtttaaagaaaagtaaaagagaaacaagatcAGTATATGTGAATTATTCTCTTACATTATACTAGCTAAATCTATAAGacattgtattttatattttaattttacttgaATTAGAACATTAGTTTAGGTATttgataccttttttttttgggtatgaatgtaaattttatttaaaccaaaaacattgtGTTACATTAAATGGATCCTTTTGTGTAGAATGTTTATAGAGTTTGAAAAACGGAgtgtagaaaacaaaaaagccaGAGCATCACAAATCTTGAATTCAGTCTTTAAGCTCGTGAGTGAAACCAGATGCGGAAGCCGTCATCTAGCTTCATCGATCCGAGCTGTCTATTGAAGAATTTTTGTTGTAAACAGTACGGTCTATTCCTATTTCATACTTAAAAGTAAGGAATATCTTTAAACGA from the Camelina sativa cultivar DH55 chromosome 12, Cs, whole genome shotgun sequence genome contains:
- the LOC104733942 gene encoding uncharacterized protein LOC104733942, with translation MDAIASESFLGGMKADFHEHLVYPTNISSLCDACYNSEVRVEGEGGYICNPCDLYVHKACIEINNPYRHKHPLKLLQHNYVHEHGKKCLLCKELLRSKEYPLVKLFYHCFICDISVCNLCPSKPLVIDDIPKKIHEHPLTQMMIKVSFTCEACGVCRDGFPCVCLQCSFIIHRYCTQLPRVIRINRHEHRVSHTYSLGPGDWVCGVCHKCINRLYGAYSCSICRYAVHSKCVKRDNVWDGFELEDEPEDDYEDLDPFKVVGEGVIIHFSHKHHLRLTDNNHESVNDGNRHCYACTFPIYYDPCYTCEKCHFVLHETCANLPKRKQHEVHNRELILNGNPNGLWFHCEACRRICTGFSYRREGAGIDVCCAMVSKTFNHESHQHPLFFLSNIFFNSCGACDEILLPYLMRCIECDYELCFKCATLPKKVIRHKHDRHPLSLCYGKNASGLYWCEICEATINPKGWFYVCNDCASTLHVWCILGNFIQVRPGHIFITKTGEHFEVVDNIHHSRPFCSVDECRRRCIYEYVLESKDNKNTYACDPRCLMFNKR
- the LOC104733943 gene encoding uncharacterized protein LOC104733943, coding for MATAGGVLHDSSGAWIGGFALQIGICSAPLAELWGVYYGLVMAWEKQATRLELEIDSKVVVGFLKTGVSEAHLLSFLICLCHGFISRDWCVRISHVYRETNRLADGLANYAFSLELVFHALDVVSSCIEFLLSSDTQGMASLRRVCL